One region of Manis pentadactyla isolate mManPen7 chromosome 9, mManPen7.hap1, whole genome shotgun sequence genomic DNA includes:
- the LOC118933070 gene encoding olfactory receptor 52D1-like — MISFHFLTTFRKVKPSVLFIIMLSAPIPNDTAFHPSAFILLGIPGMQEQHVWAAIPFCFLYILALVDNGTILYIIMTDRTLREPMYLFLGLLSATDLVLCSTTLPKMLTIFWLQSHVISYHGCLTQMFFVHTVFATESAVLLAMAFDRYVAICHPLHYTSILNAMVIGRIGLACVVRGLLFVFPFVILIERLPFCGHHIIPHTYCEHMVIAKLACANIKPNTIYGLTVALSVTGTDVILIATSYCLILRAVLHLPSKDTQLRAFSTCGAHICVILVFYVPAFFSFFTHRFGHQVPPHVHIVLANLYLLVPPVLNPLVYGINARQIRLRIFGFLMGRR; from the coding sequence atgatttcatttcattttctaacCACTTTTAGAAAGGTAAAACCTTCTGTTCTCTTCATCATTATGCTGTCTGCACCCATCCCCAACGATACTGCCTTCCATCCttctgcatttattctacttggaatccctgggatgcaagagCAGCACGTTTGGGCAGCCATCCCCTTCTGCTTCTTGTACATCCTTGCTCTGGTTGACAACGGCACCATCCTCTACATCATCATGACAGATAGGACTCTGCGTGAGCCCATGTACCTCTTCCTGGGCCTGCTGTCTGCCACTGACCTGGTGCTCTGTTCGACCACATTGCCCAAAATGCTAACCATCTTCTGGCTTCAGTCCCACGTAATTTCCTATCATGGCTGCCTCACGCAGATGTTTTTTGTTCATACAGTCTTTGCCACAGAGTCAGCTGTCCTTCTGGCCATGGCTTTCGACCGCTACGTGGCTATCTGCCATCCGCTTCACTATACATCCATCCTCAATGCCATGGTGATTGGGAGGATCGGTCTGGCATGTGTGGTCCGTGGCCTtctctttgttttcccttttgtcATCCTCATTGAGCGCTTACCCTTCTGTGGACACCACATCATCCCCCACACCTACTGTGAGCACATGGTCATcgccaagctggcctgtgccaaCATCAAGCCCAACACCATCTATGGCCTCACCGTGGCGCTTTCAGTCACTGGCACAGATGTGATCCTTATCGCCACCTCCTACTGCCTGATCCTGCGGGCCGTGCTGCACCTGCCCTCCAAAGACACCCAACTCCGAGCATTTAGCACTTGTGGAGCCCACATTTGTGTGATTCTTGTCTTCTATGTAcctgcctttttttcctttttcacccACCGTTTTGGCCACCAGGTGCCTCCTCATGTCCACATTGTACTAGCAAATCTCTATCTCCTTGTACCTCCAGTTCTCAACCCCCTGGTGTATGGAATTAATGCCAGACAGATCCGCCTGAGAATATTTGGCTTTTTAATGGGGAGGAGGTAG
- the LOC118933095 gene encoding olfactory receptor 52H1-like, whose amino-acid sequence MYNLSCYNPSSFILAGIPGLEKFCVWIGIPFCVIYIVAVVGNCILLHLIAVEPSLHEPMFFFLSMLATTDLILSTATVPKLLSNLWCGSQEITFSGCVTQMFFLHFSFVVDSAILLAMAFDRYVAICFPLRYTSILTPQMIIRLVVSIVVRSFCVILPDVFLLKRLPFCGTRVIPHTYCEHIGVARLSSADISINIWYGLAVPLMTVISDVIFIAVSYTFILHAVFQLSCQGARHKALSTCGSHVCVILMFYTPAFFSILAHRFGHSVPRNVLILFANLYVAIPPALNPVVYGVKTKQIQDKFMLLCSLKKTP is encoded by the coding sequence ATGTATAACCTAAGCTGTTACAACCCCAGTTCTTTTATCCTTGCTGGAATACCTGGCCTGGAGAAGTTCTGCGTCTGGATTGGGATTCCCTTTTGTGTCATCTACATTGTGGCTGTTGTGGGCAACTGCATCCTCCTCCACCTTATTGCAGTTGAGCCCAGCCTGCACGAGCccatgtttttcttcctttctatgtTAGCTACCACAGACCTCATCTTGTCCACTGCCACAGTGCCCAAATTGCTCAGTAACCTCTGGTGTGGCTCCCAGGAAATAACCTTCTCTGGCTGTGTCACCCAGATGTTCTTCCTCCACTTCAGCTTTGTAGTGGACTCCGCCATCCTGTTGGCCATGGCATTTGATCGCTATGTGGCTATTTGCTTCCCCTTGAGATACACCAGCATCCTGACTCCACAGATGATCATCAGGCTCGTGGTGAGCATCGTTGTGAGGAGCTTCTGTGTCATCTTGCCAGATGTTTTTCTGCTGAAACGGTTACCCTTCTGTGGGACACGTGTCATCCCACACACATACTGTGAGCATATAGGCGTTGCTCGGCTTTCCTCTGCTGATATCTCCATCAACATCTGGTATGGACTTGCTGTGCCTCTCATGACTGTCATCTCAGATGTGATCTTTATTGCTGTTTCTTACACCTTCATCCTCCATGCCGTCTTTCAACTCTCATGCCAGGGTGCCCGCCACAAGGCCCTCAGCACCTGTGGCTCCCATGTCTGTGTCATCCTCATGTTTTACACACCAGCTTTCTTCTCTATCCTTGCTCACCGCTTTGGGCACAGTGTCCCTCGTAATGTGCTCATCCTATTTGCCAACCTGTATGTGGCCATCCCTCCAGCTCTAAATCCTGTTGTTTATGGAGTGAAGACCAAGCAGATCCAGGACAAATTTATGCTCCTCTGCTCTTTGAAGAAGACACCGTGA